A region of Ignatzschineria larvae DSM 13226 DNA encodes the following proteins:
- a CDS encoding ComEC/Rec2 family competence protein, with the protein MSIALLLFGLIIALIKRHTIAIANSLFLLIGMLIALFIYPQYLSEYRQIQHHLPLQIESEFTVLRNHSPTSTTIEITQVKMIQAPEDTDLSSPLSEMLRGAEVTLYNIAPEIKATLQEGAHYNAIIDIKPRIIRNIPGNRERILSYLARKTIGYGRLKTDPILISPPSTISQLRSNIASYLSLNYNNSAYLSALSVGKTAELTQYDWQALRKTGTIHLVSISGLHLSLTAFYAFILFRILFGLLQVRCIEPFRLAAILAIIVAWNYALLAGTSLPTIRAAIMFSIAMLTLIINRPIFSLHSVALALLIILLCMPLAILTAGFWLSFVAVITLTLSTRIFQSPIKALLLTQLALSLLLIPLTASFFGEISLISPVINLIAIPWTSIMVMPALLVGIILYLVSPIFAHPFLLVADQGITVLKYLIMQSARLPYASIEVGPIPLFIAVLITLSLLILLYLFPFIRHAISRLSGFQYRFHLKGNRSSRHSTIQLRGKVVTIWIAVMITMVITIIISFHLFFSDVDKTILSSVLFQKESIQRSQLVANHSRSDEKQMIGTDESDHDSSTTSTTTDFQLSMYQLPVGEGLSFLLVMPDFTLLFDTGNRFRQFDAGKNIIHPTLKNLNITHIDTLILSKRNQQHIGGTQSILTAYPDTPIWTLPALQSYINQAGNCRQLQAVNPHYTIKPLSMIKSSCAFHITLYRMIDLYLIADIEDREWPATRKYIESIQQQSPERQIVLLYPNQGRRYFPIHSLFEMPGDTTSHSPSSNQFTHNIPTLNKSIVESTVESAHQPIILFSTRALNSKIDTVMQRYQQPIYNSYQSTISLHFNYNNKKAKSLLELRLEDYRDQYRYYWLQVAE; encoded by the coding sequence TTGAGTATAGCATTACTCCTCTTCGGGCTGATTATTGCTCTCATAAAACGCCATACAATAGCGATCGCAAATAGCTTATTTCTCCTCATAGGAATGTTAATAGCACTCTTTATCTATCCACAATATTTATCTGAATATCGGCAAATTCAACATCACTTACCCTTACAGATCGAGAGTGAATTTACCGTTTTACGAAATCATTCCCCAACGAGTACCACTATTGAGATCACGCAAGTTAAAATGATACAAGCACCTGAAGATACTGATCTTTCATCCCCGTTATCAGAAATGCTACGGGGTGCAGAAGTGACGCTTTACAATATTGCTCCAGAAATTAAAGCAACACTGCAAGAGGGAGCTCACTATAACGCAATCATCGACATTAAACCCCGCATTATTCGCAATATTCCCGGTAATCGAGAACGGATTTTATCGTATCTCGCTAGAAAAACAATAGGTTACGGTAGACTTAAAACAGATCCTATCCTCATCTCTCCCCCAAGTACAATCTCGCAGCTAAGAAGCAACATTGCCTCTTATCTCTCCTTAAATTACAACAATAGTGCCTATTTAAGTGCGCTATCAGTGGGTAAAACAGCTGAATTAACGCAATACGATTGGCAAGCGCTTCGGAAAACAGGTACGATTCATCTCGTTTCAATCTCCGGGCTCCATCTCTCTTTAACGGCCTTTTATGCTTTTATTCTGTTTAGAATCCTCTTTGGGCTTTTACAAGTGCGATGCATAGAGCCTTTTCGGCTGGCGGCGATTCTTGCGATTATTGTCGCGTGGAATTATGCCCTTTTAGCAGGAACGAGTCTACCCACCATTCGAGCTGCCATTATGTTCTCTATTGCAATGCTCACACTGATTATCAATCGACCTATTTTTAGCCTTCATAGCGTGGCATTAGCGCTTCTCATCATTCTGTTATGTATGCCTCTTGCAATCTTAACGGCTGGATTTTGGCTCTCTTTTGTGGCTGTTATAACTTTAACACTCTCCACGAGGATATTTCAATCTCCGATAAAAGCACTATTACTCACGCAATTAGCCTTATCCTTACTACTCATTCCTCTCACTGCTAGCTTCTTTGGGGAAATTTCTCTAATTAGCCCCGTTATCAATCTGATCGCCATTCCGTGGACCTCGATTATGGTAATGCCAGCGTTGTTAGTGGGTATTATCCTCTACTTGGTCTCGCCCATATTCGCGCACCCATTTCTCCTTGTGGCTGATCAAGGGATTACGGTTCTAAAATATTTAATAATGCAGAGCGCGCGCCTACCTTATGCCTCCATTGAAGTTGGGCCAATTCCGCTTTTTATCGCAGTATTAATCACTTTAAGCTTATTAATATTGCTCTATCTATTCCCTTTTATTCGGCACGCAATCTCACGATTATCAGGCTTTCAATACCGCTTTCACTTAAAAGGGAACCGTTCTAGTAGACACTCCACTATTCAATTAAGGGGCAAGGTTGTAACAATCTGGATTGCAGTAATGATTACAATGGTGATTACAATAATCATCTCCTTTCATCTCTTCTTTTCTGATGTTGATAAAACCATTCTATCGAGCGTTTTATTTCAGAAAGAAAGTATCCAACGATCTCAGTTAGTAGCTAATCATTCCCGTTCTGATGAAAAGCAGATGATCGGAACAGATGAGTCGGATCACGATAGTTCAACGACCTCTACAACAACTGATTTCCAACTCTCTATGTACCAATTGCCGGTAGGTGAAGGCCTCTCGTTCTTATTAGTAATGCCAGATTTCACACTGCTATTTGATACCGGCAATCGCTTTCGCCAATTTGATGCGGGGAAAAATATTATTCATCCAACGCTCAAAAATCTCAATATTACCCATATTGACACGCTTATTCTCTCTAAACGTAATCAACAGCATATTGGCGGTACGCAAAGTATTTTGACCGCTTACCCTGATACGCCTATTTGGACGTTACCTGCTTTACAGAGCTATATCAATCAGGCCGGCAATTGTCGGCAACTACAGGCTGTAAATCCCCACTATACGATCAAGCCTTTATCAATGATCAAAAGCAGTTGTGCTTTTCATATCACCCTCTATAGGATGATCGATCTCTATCTAATTGCCGATATTGAAGATCGAGAATGGCCGGCGACACGGAAATATATCGAATCAATCCAGCAGCAATCGCCCGAAAGACAGATTGTACTGCTCTACCCTAATCAGGGCCGGCGTTACTTCCCTATTCACTCTCTCTTTGAGATGCCCGGCGATACGACATCACATAGTCCATCTTCTAATCAATTTACTCACAATATACCTACCCTCAATAAATCTATCGTAGAATCCACTGTAGAATCCGCTCATCAACCCATTATTCTTTTTTCCACGAGAGCACTTAACTCCAAAATTGATACCGTGATGCAACGTTATCAGCAACCCATCTACAATAGTTATCAGAGTACGATTTCACTCCACTTTAATTACAATAATAAAAAGGCGAAGTCCCTATTAGAACTTCGCCTTGAAGATTATCGTGATCAATATCGTTACTATTGGTTACAAGTAGCAGAGTAA
- a CDS encoding YchJ family protein, translated as MGQKINKKQKKQGSGLICPCRVSEATTGQDSLPQYCECCEPYHKGAKSVLTAEALMRSRFSAFALNLTDYLLASWHSSTRPAVIEDQQDIQWFYLKILATESNIDPITEQKVDYVTFEARYRFDGKVGKFREKSRFIQEENQLRYIDGVFLDQ; from the coding sequence ATGGGTCAGAAAATAAATAAAAAACAGAAAAAGCAGGGTTCCGGTCTAATCTGTCCTTGCCGTGTGAGCGAGGCTACAACCGGGCAAGATTCATTGCCTCAATATTGTGAGTGTTGTGAGCCTTACCATAAAGGGGCAAAGAGTGTGCTAACAGCGGAAGCATTGATGCGTTCCCGTTTCTCCGCCTTTGCGCTGAATTTAACGGATTATCTTTTGGCAAGTTGGCATAGCAGTACAAGGCCGGCAGTCATTGAAGATCAACAAGATATTCAATGGTTTTATCTCAAGATATTGGCAACTGAATCGAATATAGATCCCATAACAGAACAAAAGGTAGATTATGTGACATTTGAAGCCCGTTACCGCTTTGATGGAAAGGTTGGGAAATTTCGGGAGAAGAGTCGATTTATTCAGGAAGAGAATCAACTACGGTATATTGATGGAGTTTTCCTTGATCAGTGA
- the ilvD gene encoding dihydroxy-acid dehydratase: MVHNPKYRSHTSTQGRNMAGARSLWRATGMKDEDFKKPIIAIANSFTQFVPGHVHLKDLGQMVAREIEAAGGVAKEFNTIAVDDGIAMGHDGMLYSLPSRDLIADSVEYMVNAHCADALICISNCDKITPGMLMASLRLNIPTIFVSGGPMEAGKVLWEGENLKLDLVDAMVMAASDDAPDDKVSAIESAACPTCGSCSGMFTANSMNCLTEALGLSLPGNGSLLATHARRKELFLEAARTIVKITKDYYENGNDQVLPRSIVNFKAFENAMMLDIAMGGSSNTVLHLLAAAHEANVPFSMQDIDRLSRKVPHLSKVSPSTHLYHMEDVHRAGGIYGILGELDRAGLLHTEQPTVAAPSLKEALNEWDIVRSEKHHDFYRAAPGGVRTTEAFSQDRYFDSLDLNRESGCIRDIAHAYSQDGGIAILYGNLATDGCIVKTAGVDASILKFTGKARVYESQDSAVAGILGDEVKPWEVVIIRYEGPKGGPGMQEMLYPTSYLKSKKIDAECALLTDGRFSGGTSGLSIGHVSPEAADGGLIAVVENGDEIIIDIPNRSIHLNVDEQTLKVRLEAQRAKGFKPAEVRARKVSNALKVYGALATSAAFGAVRDVSRLEQLK, translated from the coding sequence ATGGTTCACAACCCTAAATATCGGTCACATACATCCACTCAAGGTCGAAATATGGCAGGTGCGCGTTCACTATGGCGTGCTACAGGGATGAAAGATGAGGACTTTAAAAAGCCTATTATTGCGATCGCGAACTCATTTACACAATTTGTACCAGGTCACGTTCATTTAAAAGATCTAGGGCAGATGGTTGCAAGAGAGATTGAGGCGGCAGGCGGTGTTGCAAAAGAATTTAATACCATTGCCGTTGATGATGGAATCGCAATGGGGCACGACGGAATGCTCTATTCATTGCCGAGTCGTGATTTGATTGCCGATTCTGTGGAATATATGGTCAATGCCCATTGTGCCGATGCCTTAATCTGTATTTCAAACTGCGATAAGATTACGCCAGGGATGTTAATGGCATCATTAAGACTCAATATCCCGACTATTTTTGTTTCAGGTGGCCCGATGGAAGCGGGGAAAGTCTTGTGGGAGGGTGAGAATTTAAAACTCGATCTCGTAGATGCGATGGTAATGGCGGCAAGTGATGATGCGCCAGATGATAAAGTCTCTGCCATTGAGAGCGCGGCTTGCCCAACCTGTGGTTCATGTTCAGGGATGTTTACAGCAAACTCAATGAACTGTTTAACAGAAGCCTTAGGGCTTTCATTGCCGGGAAATGGTTCATTATTAGCAACGCATGCGCGTCGGAAGGAGCTCTTTTTAGAAGCGGCAAGAACGATTGTGAAGATCACAAAAGATTATTATGAGAATGGCAATGATCAAGTATTGCCTCGCTCTATTGTTAATTTTAAAGCATTTGAAAATGCGATGATGCTCGATATCGCAATGGGCGGATCTAGTAATACTGTACTTCATTTATTAGCCGCAGCCCACGAAGCCAATGTCCCATTTTCAATGCAAGATATCGATCGTCTTTCTCGTAAAGTGCCACATCTTTCTAAAGTCTCGCCATCAACGCATCTCTACCATATGGAAGATGTCCATCGTGCCGGCGGTATCTACGGTATTTTAGGTGAATTAGATCGAGCAGGATTATTGCATACAGAACAGCCGACAGTTGCTGCACCCTCATTAAAAGAAGCCTTAAATGAGTGGGATATTGTTCGCTCTGAAAAACATCATGATTTCTATCGTGCAGCACCAGGCGGTGTTCGTACTACAGAAGCTTTTTCACAAGATCGTTATTTTGATTCGCTCGATCTCAATCGGGAAAGTGGTTGTATTCGGGATATCGCTCATGCTTATAGTCAAGATGGTGGGATTGCTATTCTCTATGGTAACTTGGCGACAGATGGTTGTATTGTCAAGACAGCTGGAGTTGATGCCTCAATCCTTAAATTTACCGGTAAAGCACGTGTATATGAGAGTCAAGATAGTGCTGTTGCCGGAATTTTAGGTGATGAAGTAAAACCTTGGGAAGTGGTTATTATCCGGTATGAAGGCCCGAAAGGGGGACCAGGTATGCAAGAGATGCTCTATCCCACTTCTTATCTGAAGAGTAAAAAGATCGATGCAGAGTGTGCACTTTTAACAGATGGTCGATTCTCAGGCGGTACTTCAGGGCTCTCTATTGGACATGTTTCGCCAGAAGCTGCGGATGGTGGATTAATTGCGGTTGTTGAGAATGGAGATGAGATTATTATCGATATTCCTAATCGCTCAATTCATTTAAATGTTGATGAACAAACATTAAAGGTAAGACTAGAAGCACAACGAGCAAAAGGATTTAAACCTGCGGAAGTACGGGCTCGTAAGGTATCAAATGCACTTAAAGTTTATGGCGCATTAGCTACTTCAGCTGCTTTTGGAGCAGTACGTGATGTTTCGCGGTTAGAGCAATTGAAGTAA
- a CDS encoding nicotinate phosphoribosyltransferase produces MKEYELKHRGQIKRLTNKTFKFDERIGQGWFSAVYFLKTAEIAKQWAPERIVTMQFFQRKNGAVLCGIDEAISLLHTFAQNPEKLEIWALNDGDRIDAYETVLTITGNYQDFGFLEGIIDGTLARRTSVATHVLEVVEAAGDKEVIFMGDRDDHFSQQAGDGYAAFIGGSSAQATHAMNEWWGIEGLGTMPHALIQLFNGDTLEAAKAYHKTFPNDKLMVLVDYNNDAIEESLRVARHFGEKLSAVRIDTSNTMVDQYFMRHQDQLGTFDPRGTNPTLIFALREALDREGFHNVKIVVSGGFNAEKIAHFEKQNTPVDLYGVGSSLLKVNISFTGDNVLLDGKMQAKAGRKYRPNPRLEQVFYNENEVK; encoded by the coding sequence ATTAAAGAGTATGAATTAAAGCATCGCGGGCAAATTAAGCGTTTAACCAATAAGACTTTTAAATTTGATGAACGAATTGGCCAAGGTTGGTTTTCGGCCGTCTACTTTTTGAAAACTGCAGAAATTGCAAAGCAGTGGGCTCCAGAGCGTATTGTAACTATGCAATTCTTTCAGCGTAAAAATGGGGCTGTACTTTGCGGGATTGACGAAGCGATCTCTCTACTGCATACCTTTGCTCAAAATCCAGAAAAGCTTGAAATTTGGGCGCTCAATGATGGTGATCGTATTGATGCCTATGAAACCGTACTCACTATTACCGGTAATTATCAGGATTTTGGTTTCTTAGAAGGCATTATCGATGGCACACTTGCTCGCCGGACTTCTGTGGCCACTCATGTGCTAGAAGTCGTCGAAGCTGCCGGTGACAAAGAGGTGATTTTCATGGGCGACCGGGATGATCATTTTAGCCAACAAGCCGGTGATGGTTATGCGGCATTTATTGGTGGATCTAGCGCTCAAGCTACCCATGCGATGAATGAATGGTGGGGGATTGAAGGATTAGGTACAATGCCTCATGCCTTGATTCAGCTCTTCAATGGCGATACCTTAGAAGCCGCTAAGGCCTACCATAAAACCTTTCCTAATGACAAGTTAATGGTATTAGTGGATTACAATAATGATGCGATTGAAGAGTCATTGAGAGTTGCGCGTCACTTTGGAGAGAAGCTCTCGGCAGTGCGTATTGATACTTCTAATACGATGGTTGATCAATATTTTATGCGTCATCAAGATCAATTAGGCACCTTTGATCCTCGAGGGACGAATCCTACCCTTATTTTTGCATTGCGGGAGGCGCTCGATAGAGAAGGATTCCATAATGTGAAAATCGTTGTGAGTGGTGGCTTTAATGCCGAGAAAATTGCCCATTTTGAAAAGCAAAATACACCTGTAGATCTCTATGGTGTGGGCTCTAGTCTTCTGAAGGTGAATATTAGTTTTACCGGGGATAATGTTTTGTTAGATGGCAAAATGCAGGCTAAGGCGGGTCGTAAATATCGGCCTAATCCTCGCTTAGAACAAGTTTTTTATAACGAGAATGAAGTGAAATAA
- the nadE gene encoding NAD(+) synthase, translating into MQQNRQQIRQPLSATELSQYLTYLVSWLEEELRYRNAKNFIFGVSGGVDSAVVAGIMARYFPDKSIGVLMPSHSNPQDLVDAELVMTHFNLPYHIVDLSATFDQLMLAVGEKYNRTDDESKDRVIRGNNSARLRMTALYTVAQVTNGIVVGTDNAVEWYTGYFTKFGDGGVDIVPLIHLDKAEVFILAKLVDVPQGIIDKKPSAGLWDSQTDEGEMGVTYDALNRHLRGESVSDAELERIQFWHERSHHKRALPRMPHKPVIVKS; encoded by the coding sequence ATGCAACAGAATAGGCAACAGATTCGTCAACCGCTTTCTGCAACAGAATTATCTCAATATCTTACTTATCTTGTTTCTTGGTTAGAGGAGGAGCTTCGCTATCGCAATGCCAAAAATTTTATTTTTGGTGTCAGCGGCGGGGTGGATTCTGCTGTGGTTGCGGGAATCATGGCGCGTTATTTTCCAGATAAATCGATAGGTGTTTTGATGCCATCACACAGTAATCCGCAAGATTTAGTGGATGCAGAGTTAGTGATGACACATTTTAATTTGCCCTATCATATTGTCGATTTGAGTGCGACTTTTGATCAGTTAATGTTAGCCGTAGGTGAGAAATATAATCGTACCGATGATGAATCAAAAGATCGGGTGATCCGAGGGAACAATAGTGCAAGATTACGAATGACCGCCCTCTATACGGTGGCGCAAGTGACGAATGGAATTGTCGTGGGAACGGATAATGCGGTTGAATGGTATACCGGCTATTTTACTAAGTTTGGCGATGGAGGTGTTGATATCGTACCACTCATTCATCTCGATAAAGCTGAAGTTTTCATATTAGCGAAGCTGGTAGATGTTCCTCAGGGCATTATTGATAAGAAGCCCTCAGCAGGATTATGGGATTCTCAAACAGATGAAGGTGAGATGGGTGTTACCTATGATGCACTCAATCGACATCTTCGTGGGGAATCAGTGAGTGATGCTGAATTGGAACGGATTCAATTTTGGCACGAGCGATCACATCATAAACGGGCATTACCTAGAATGCCCCATAAGCCGGTGATTGTAAAATCGTAA
- a CDS encoding LexA family protein, producing MKDLTQVRSANLKRWIDDYFQGKQALFIEKTGINQGELSALLNLKRPFGERKARSIESSADMPFMYLDQYHEAGIIQESMSVQGMIPVISWVAAGAWVSVADPTEAEKWLPCPVKHSDSTFALSVRGISMFNPGGKPSFEDGDIIFVDPQVKPENKDCVVVHISGSEEATFKQIIYENSETYLRPLNPDWPEKIIRATDAAIICGTVIGKWVSL from the coding sequence ATGAAAGACTTAACACAAGTACGATCTGCGAATCTTAAACGTTGGATCGACGATTATTTTCAAGGTAAACAAGCACTTTTTATCGAAAAAACAGGGATTAACCAAGGCGAACTCTCGGCACTCTTAAATCTAAAACGCCCATTTGGTGAACGTAAAGCCCGTAGTATCGAATCCTCTGCCGATATGCCTTTTATGTACTTAGATCAATATCATGAAGCTGGCATTATACAGGAATCTATGTCAGTTCAAGGAATGATTCCTGTGATCTCTTGGGTCGCAGCCGGCGCTTGGGTTTCTGTTGCCGATCCTACGGAAGCTGAGAAATGGCTTCCTTGCCCTGTTAAACATAGTGATAGCACCTTTGCCCTCTCAGTACGAGGTATCAGCATGTTCAATCCCGGCGGCAAGCCCTCATTTGAAGACGGTGATATTATCTTCGTGGATCCACAAGTAAAGCCTGAAAATAAAGACTGTGTCGTTGTCCATATTAGTGGCAGTGAAGAAGCGACTTTCAAGCAGATCATCTATGAAAATAGTGAAACTTACCTCCGGCCTTTGAATCCTGATTGGCCTGAAAAAATCATCCGAGCTACGGATGCGGCGATTATTTGCGGTACCGTCATTGGTAAATGGGTTTCATTATGA
- a CDS encoding nucleoside deaminase — protein sequence MNNSEQFFTEAVDITLENIHNGGRPFGAVIVKEGKVVARAVNSMLDDCDPTAHAEMSAIRKAAKALKSIDLTGAIVYATGEPCPMCQAAIYMSGIREVYYLLGNDEGAPYNLSTAHIALEMRKLPQQRTHFTFQKVDEATRKNYPDLYALWDQIQRAH from the coding sequence ATGAATAATTCAGAACAATTTTTTACAGAAGCTGTCGATATCACACTTGAAAATATTCACAATGGGGGAAGGCCTTTCGGTGCTGTCATTGTGAAAGAGGGGAAGGTGGTTGCGCGAGCTGTGAATAGTATGCTTGATGATTGTGATCCCACTGCACACGCAGAGATGTCCGCTATTAGAAAAGCAGCAAAAGCCCTGAAGAGTATTGATCTCACAGGGGCTATTGTATATGCAACCGGCGAACCTTGTCCGATGTGCCAAGCTGCGATCTATATGTCTGGTATTCGAGAGGTTTACTACCTATTAGGAAATGATGAAGGTGCGCCTTATAATCTCTCAACAGCACATATTGCCCTTGAAATGCGTAAATTGCCACAACAACGTACCCATTTTACGTTCCAAAAGGTTGATGAAGCTACGCGTAAAAATTACCCTGATTTATATGCATTATGGGATCAGATACAACGGGCGCATTAG
- a CDS encoding sodium:solute symporter family transporter — MKNDSSGDFNQKSVKMAKIEQGSSDYFLAGRSVGSLQNAFALAGDYLSAAAFLGSIAMYFSQGMDSLFYAVATLIGWTLLLILFSEKLRATAAYTFSDVINQSFNSARLRVLSAMTSILISLFYLLVQLMGAGALLSLLFDLNYTISLVCIGLLTGGLVLLGGMKATTLVQSIKALLLFIFAGTMAFLALKEFHFSPTHLFLRVASLSSFEALMPSSAISSGIEQISLIMGLVLGLLGLPHVLMRFFTVKDSRTALYSAAGTTLLIALFFILNLIIGFSAYVLLNGETLAGGSNMALLHLASQLGGSGFKWILAILVFITVLAVIAGLVMAASASLTRDIIPIIWPQKQDSLLVARLSVVVIFLMGMILAYLFQGMNLAFLFGIAFAWVASAHFPVMFCRFYLPGFSEKGAFYGLLVGAIGSLLFIISSNTVWVKILGLTSLHPYSSPTLFILPLSFIVILLFRERKVGKREA; from the coding sequence ATGAAGAATGATAGCAGTGGTGACTTTAATCAGAAAAGCGTAAAGATGGCAAAAATTGAGCAAGGCAGTTCTGATTACTTTTTAGCAGGAAGATCGGTTGGGAGCTTACAAAATGCTTTTGCATTAGCCGGTGATTATCTCTCTGCAGCAGCATTTCTCGGTTCTATTGCAATGTATTTTAGCCAAGGGATGGATTCACTCTTCTATGCAGTTGCGACCTTAATAGGTTGGACTCTTTTGCTGATTCTCTTCTCAGAGAAGCTTCGGGCAACAGCTGCTTACACCTTTTCAGATGTCATTAATCAATCATTTAATAGCGCTCGGCTTCGTGTATTGAGTGCAATGACGAGTATTTTGATCTCGCTCTTCTATCTATTAGTACAACTGATGGGAGCAGGTGCACTGCTATCACTTCTCTTCGATCTTAATTACACAATCTCACTTGTCTGTATCGGATTACTTACAGGCGGTTTAGTTTTATTGGGCGGCATGAAAGCCACCACATTAGTGCAGAGTATTAAGGCGCTTTTGCTCTTTATTTTTGCCGGCACAATGGCTTTTTTAGCCCTTAAAGAATTTCATTTCTCTCCTACTCATCTCTTCTTGCGGGTGGCAAGTCTCTCTAGTTTTGAAGCGTTAATGCCAAGTAGCGCTATTAGTTCCGGTATTGAGCAAATCTCACTTATTATGGGATTAGTGCTGGGATTATTAGGTTTGCCGCACGTTTTAATGCGTTTTTTCACAGTGAAAGATAGTCGAACAGCCCTCTATTCCGCTGCCGGCACGACCTTATTGATCGCGCTCTTCTTTATTCTCAATCTGATTATCGGTTTTTCAGCGTATGTGTTACTCAATGGCGAAACGCTTGCTGGCGGTAGTAATATGGCATTACTGCATTTAGCGTCGCAGCTTGGTGGATCAGGTTTTAAATGGATTTTAGCAATTCTAGTATTTATTACGGTTTTAGCGGTGATTGCCGGGTTAGTCATGGCGGCGAGTGCAAGCTTAACCCGCGATATTATTCCCATTATTTGGCCACAAAAGCAAGATAGCCTGTTAGTGGCTCGCCTCTCTGTTGTGGTTATTTTCTTAATGGGAATGATCCTTGCCTATCTCTTTCAGGGAATGAACCTTGCATTTCTCTTTGGAATCGCTTTTGCGTGGGTTGCTAGCGCCCATTTTCCAGTAATGTTTTGTCGATTTTACCTACCGGGATTTAGTGAAAAGGGCGCTTTTTATGGACTTTTAGTGGGCGCTATCGGAAGCCTTCTTTTTATTATTTCTAGTAATACCGTTTGGGTCAAAATTTTAGGATTAACATCACTACATCCTTATAGCAGTCCCACGCTCTTTATTTTACCGTTAAGCTTTATCGTGATTCTGCTCTTTAGAGAGCGGAAAGTGGGCAAAAGAGAAGCGTAA
- a CDS encoding PLP-dependent aminotransferase family protein, producing the protein MRTILDKMSPKPLYQQIVEWVENALMTGTMKPGEKLPSERDLSRYFAVNRSTIVRAMEILHDRNIIIRRVGSGTYINPQKWGRYLAPQISWNQESKQSHFHQDYRLDLGNGDLPAMLYPDLHLPEVDWQLLIREEQADSAHKLGTITLRRAVQSYLRTRFDWQVDLNHILITAGTQQAISLITLGLLKTGDAIAIENPSYFYSLSIFQALGIRIYGIPMDSNGIVIEKLDELVDRYAIKMMFINPIFHNPTGIVMSQQRKDALLAYATRKQLLIIEDDAYSQLAFSPQIETSPLKKQAKIEQILYLGSLSKYLGKSIRIGWMIAPPAIVEHLATIRQHLDSGLSSLPQFMAEIYLEQYALHHEMHLQTKLQQKCNAFIHWLESNFPGTFQYQIPTGGFHLYANLRQPLQLKIIEKELQSLNISYRRSDFFGADLPGLRFSFAHFPLSKEQNHDKA; encoded by the coding sequence ATGCGTACTATTTTAGATAAAATGAGTCCTAAGCCGCTCTATCAGCAGATCGTAGAATGGGTGGAAAATGCATTAATGACAGGAACGATGAAACCCGGCGAGAAATTACCCTCGGAGCGGGATCTCAGTCGCTATTTTGCCGTCAATCGCTCTACCATTGTACGCGCAATGGAGATTCTGCACGATCGTAATATTATTATTCGCCGAGTGGGTTCAGGTACTTATATCAACCCGCAAAAATGGGGACGTTATTTAGCCCCCCAGATCAGTTGGAATCAAGAATCAAAGCAATCCCACTTCCATCAAGATTATCGCTTAGACTTAGGCAATGGGGATCTGCCGGCAATGCTCTATCCTGATCTTCATCTCCCTGAAGTCGATTGGCAATTATTGATTCGGGAAGAACAAGCAGATTCTGCCCATAAACTCGGGACGATAACACTTCGCCGAGCTGTACAATCTTATCTAAGAACACGTTTTGACTGGCAAGTCGATTTAAATCATATCCTCATTACCGCAGGGACTCAGCAGGCGATCTCCCTAATTACCTTAGGATTACTCAAAACCGGCGATGCAATTGCCATTGAGAATCCCTCCTATTTCTATTCGCTCTCCATTTTTCAAGCCTTGGGAATTCGTATCTATGGCATTCCTATGGATTCAAATGGGATTGTGATCGAAAAACTAGATGAACTCGTAGATCGTTATGCGATTAAAATGATGTTTATCAATCCTATTTTTCACAACCCCACCGGCATTGTAATGTCGCAGCAGCGAAAAGATGCACTACTTGCCTATGCAACACGCAAGCAACTCTTAATTATTGAAGATGATGCCTATTCACAGCTCGCATTTTCACCTCAAATAGAGACTTCCCCCCTTAAAAAACAGGCAAAAATAGAGCAGATTCTCTATCTAGGCTCCCTTTCTAAATATCTCGGAAAGTCGATCCGTATAGGTTGGATGATTGCGCCCCCCGCCATCGTGGAACATCTTGCTACCATTCGGCAACATCTCGACTCAGGGCTCAGCTCCCTACCTCAATTTATGGCAGAGATCTATCTTGAACAATACGCGCTTCATCACGAGATGCATCTACAGACAAAACTGCAACAGAAATGTAACGCTTTTATTCATTGGCTAGAATCGAATTTCCCGGGTACATTTCAGTATCAAATTCCTACCGGGGGATTTCATCTCTATGCCAACCTTCGGCAACCGCTGCAGCTAAAAATCATTGAAAAAGAGCTACAATCGCTCAATATTAGCTATCGCCGAAGTGATTTCTTTGGTGCAGATCTCCCGGGATTACGCTTCTCTTTTGCCCACTTTCCGCTCTCTAAAGAGCAGAATCACGATAAAGCTTAA